One window from the genome of Gimesia aquarii encodes:
- a CDS encoding Ldh family oxidoreductase produces the protein MPQIQVKSTLFNAEELKEFCFRLLTHANLKKDEAELVSDSLIESNLRGIDSHGIARLPHYLERIRQQSINPRPEMQWEKLGTAVGRVDGDHGLGQLAMVKAADHAIDLARDSGAGWVSICNSSHCGALAYYGLKIAEQGMIGFAFTHVDPMVTPHGAAEPFCGTNPLCITAPGKNGKSLCLDMATSITPWNTIANAAIEGVSIPGDWALDANGKETTDPNEVVALFPFGGFKGSGLGLLIDVLCALLGGAPIGPDIPKMYGDLSQKRMLGGLVGAIDISHFTSVDSFQERIVEIIQRWGALQPLKQEDQVYYPGEPELRTRQERLKTGIPVGWQLVKQFNQLASKYGLSPLEVSKSQTDVDPVLETSAMESLI, from the coding sequence TTGCCACAAATTCAAGTGAAGAGTACTCTGTTTAATGCTGAGGAGCTGAAAGAATTTTGCTTCCGCTTACTGACTCATGCCAATTTAAAAAAAGATGAAGCGGAACTTGTCTCAGATTCACTGATAGAGTCTAACCTGCGGGGAATTGATTCGCATGGTATCGCACGCCTACCTCATTATCTGGAGCGAATCCGACAACAGAGCATTAACCCACGTCCTGAGATGCAATGGGAAAAGCTGGGAACTGCTGTCGGGCGTGTTGATGGTGATCATGGATTGGGTCAGCTTGCGATGGTAAAGGCAGCGGATCATGCCATTGATCTTGCCAGGGATTCTGGTGCTGGTTGGGTATCAATTTGTAACTCATCCCATTGCGGAGCACTTGCATACTACGGATTAAAAATTGCCGAGCAGGGGATGATCGGCTTTGCATTTACGCATGTTGATCCAATGGTGACACCACACGGAGCCGCAGAACCGTTTTGTGGGACGAACCCACTTTGTATTACCGCACCCGGGAAAAATGGGAAGTCACTTTGTCTGGATATGGCTACAAGCATTACCCCCTGGAATACCATCGCGAATGCCGCGATTGAAGGAGTTTCGATTCCCGGTGACTGGGCCCTGGATGCCAATGGAAAAGAGACGACTGATCCAAACGAAGTGGTTGCTTTATTTCCGTTTGGTGGATTTAAAGGGTCTGGCTTGGGGTTGTTGATTGATGTGTTGTGTGCGCTTTTAGGAGGTGCACCAATTGGACCAGACATTCCGAAGATGTATGGGGACCTTTCACAAAAACGAATGTTGGGAGGCCTGGTTGGCGCAATTGATATCAGCCACTTCACTTCAGTAGACTCGTTTCAGGAAAGAATTGTAGAGATCATTCAACGTTGGGGGGCTTTACAACCACTCAAGCAAGAAGATCAGGTTTACTATCCGGGTGAGCCTGAATTGAGAACACGTCAAGAACGATTGAAAACGGGGATTCCCGTCGGCTGGCAGTTAGTCAAACAATTTAATCAGCTTGCTTCGAAATATGGTCTGTCTCCACTTGAAGTTTCTAAATCACAAACGGATGTTGATCCTGTGTTGGAAACTTCTGCCATGGAATCTTTGATTTGA
- a CDS encoding DUF1501 domain-containing protein, translating into MSSGTNYFGHTLMSRREMLQKSSAGFGSLALAALLGSDSQAAQQKLVQKPHFTPKAKRVIFLFMHGGPSHMDTFDYKPQLQKDSGKPLPFDKPRVFSATTGNLLGSPWKFKQHGESGAWVSEVFPHVAGCVDDLCIINSMYGSNSRHGGALLELHTGSDTFVRPSMGSWITYGLGSENQDLPGFITVCPTLTHGGVNAYSSSFLPADYQGTPIGNASIPADRALIPFINNKSGIPLSIQRKELNYLQQMNREQLTKSGPDDALEGRINSFELAYRMQTAAPELQDISDESETTQKMYGLDNDVTKNFGRQCLMARRFAERGVRFVQITHSYKWDQHSGLKTVLPRNAMEVDQPIAALLKDLKSRGLLEDTLVLWGGEFGRTPVSQGDDGRDHNPQGYTMWMAGGGVKAGLQYGATDDYGYYAVKNKVHIHDLHATILHLLGLDHKKLTYQFAGRDFRLTDVHGEVMYDLFA; encoded by the coding sequence ATGAGTAGTGGGACTAATTATTTCGGGCATACATTGATGTCGCGGCGGGAGATGCTCCAAAAAAGCTCTGCCGGGTTTGGGAGTCTCGCTTTGGCTGCATTGCTGGGAAGTGACAGTCAAGCAGCACAACAAAAATTAGTTCAAAAGCCCCATTTCACGCCGAAGGCAAAACGTGTCATCTTTCTGTTTATGCACGGTGGTCCTTCGCATATGGATACTTTTGATTATAAACCTCAGTTACAGAAAGATAGCGGAAAACCGCTTCCCTTTGATAAGCCACGTGTTTTCTCGGCGACAACAGGTAATTTGTTGGGGTCGCCTTGGAAGTTCAAGCAACACGGTGAGAGTGGTGCCTGGGTCAGTGAAGTCTTTCCGCATGTTGCGGGCTGTGTGGATGATCTATGTATCATCAATTCGATGTATGGATCTAACTCTCGACATGGTGGAGCGCTATTAGAATTACATACGGGGAGTGACACATTTGTCCGTCCCAGTATGGGATCCTGGATCACTTACGGATTAGGATCGGAGAATCAGGACTTACCAGGTTTCATTACAGTCTGTCCGACTCTGACACATGGTGGAGTGAATGCCTATAGTTCCTCATTTTTACCGGCCGACTATCAGGGAACTCCCATTGGGAATGCGAGTATTCCCGCTGACCGGGCTCTGATTCCTTTTATCAATAACAAGAGTGGAATCCCCTTATCAATTCAACGTAAGGAATTGAATTATCTCCAGCAAATGAATCGGGAACAATTAACAAAATCCGGCCCTGATGACGCACTTGAAGGCAGGATCAACTCGTTTGAGCTTGCGTACCGTATGCAGACCGCTGCACCTGAGTTGCAGGATATCAGTGATGAATCTGAGACGACTCAAAAGATGTATGGTCTGGACAATGATGTCACCAAGAATTTTGGACGTCAGTGTCTGATGGCACGCCGTTTTGCGGAGCGGGGAGTACGCTTCGTTCAAATCACACACAGTTATAAATGGGATCAACACTCAGGTCTGAAAACGGTGCTTCCTCGTAATGCGATGGAAGTCGACCAACCGATTGCTGCTTTATTAAAAGATTTGAAGTCGCGTGGTCTCCTGGAAGACACGTTAGTGCTTTGGGGAGGAGAGTTTGGAAGAACTCCTGTGAGTCAGGGTGATGATGGACGCGATCATAATCCACAAGGATACACGATGTGGATGGCCGGTGGTGGTGTGAAAGCCGGGTTACAGTATGGTGCAACTGACGACTATGGATATTATGCAGTCAAAAACAAGGTTCACATTCATGACCTGCACGCGACGATCTTACATCTTTTGGGACTGGATCATAAAAAGCTGACATATCAGTTTGCGGGCAGAGATTTTCGTTTAACCGACGTTCATGGCGAAGTGATGTATGATCTCTTTGCCTGA
- a CDS encoding DUF1553 domain-containing protein, with translation MNRMLSVAFGFFTVVFAPMALPGAEDTDLKQEAFFEKHIRPLFINRCYDCHSEDSVESGLRVDSLSGLLKGGDRGPAIVIGKPKESFLISAVNHSGQVHMPPKEKLSQKEIRDLTEWVRMGAVWPNSKPIVHTETNQYDGPLFSQKEKEFWSFQSPKRPEIPKVKNRGWAKSPIDFFVLSKLEKKQASPARPADKQTLIRRATFDLIGLPPTREEVEQFLKDDSPDAFAKVIERLLASPRYGERWGRHWLDVARYADSNGLDENLAYANAFRYRDYVIAAFNKDKPFDQFLQEQLAGDILADQTTDESRLEKITATGFLSIGAKMLAEDDETKMQMDIVDEQLDTVSRAFMGLTMGCARCHSHKFDPIPIEDYYSLAGIFKSTKTMENFQVVARWQERILASPSEIKALKQKQKQIADLDSQIQSVVKKADDELLHLARERVSDYLLSGEIKKHADQLLKTTKPIGDDPEAYASHSAIIVEAEDYQTGNVKKSFTGYGEGIGVIYNNGPLPNIAEYEIEVPDSGLYQFEIRYAAQTARPLQLSINDKLVKNNAAGEVTGSWLPKSQQWKMEGVFQFEQGKNKVHLESKTPFPHIDKILISQPRKVPDENKSLIAEVAPPQVKLIDSVTMQWADYLTKDSAGKSSPFFVWNEIIRTGKTPENLSTNYQRFEILNDLPLKQRLTKAAQIYGDLFADVEKEWQAIQKSKAEKETTSLIDVEREAIRKVLYDSKGPFALPADHEKYFVAEIKTVLTKKREAKQDLEKALPKYPTAMAVSEQKPENIKVHLRGSHFTLGKEVPRQFLRIIEGENQTPLDDQQSGRLKLAQWLTSGKHPLTARVMANRIWRWHFGKGLVRTPDNFGKLGERPTHPELLDWLAVQFVENKWSIKSMHRLIMLSSTYQMSTAYHPQLAEIDPENRLLWRMNRRRLEAEAIRDSILAVCGKLDNEMGGSLLNVENRKYVTSTANVDPVVYDTNRRSVYLPIVRSALYEVLQAFDFADPSVLSGDRTHTTVAPQALFMMNSDFMMQHTKDFADEIIHETQLDNSAKINRIYERTFSRPASAKEINQALNYIGQYNQDLQLLKMSEEEKERRTWQSLCRILIASNEFLFVN, from the coding sequence ATGAATCGCATGCTTTCAGTAGCCTTTGGATTCTTTACTGTGGTATTCGCACCCATGGCTTTGCCTGGAGCTGAGGATACCGATCTTAAACAAGAGGCGTTTTTCGAAAAGCATATCCGACCGTTATTCATTAATCGGTGTTACGACTGCCACAGTGAGGATTCTGTTGAGAGCGGTTTGCGGGTTGATTCCCTGTCTGGTTTACTGAAGGGGGGAGATCGTGGTCCTGCAATCGTCATCGGAAAGCCTAAAGAGAGCTTTTTGATTAGTGCGGTGAACCATAGCGGCCAGGTGCATATGCCGCCGAAAGAAAAGCTCTCGCAAAAAGAAATTCGTGACTTGACCGAATGGGTTCGGATGGGAGCGGTTTGGCCTAACTCAAAGCCAATAGTTCATACGGAAACGAACCAATATGATGGCCCACTTTTTAGTCAGAAAGAGAAAGAATTCTGGTCATTTCAGTCACCAAAGCGACCAGAAATTCCCAAAGTAAAAAACAGGGGATGGGCCAAAAGTCCCATCGATTTCTTTGTGTTATCAAAACTGGAAAAGAAGCAGGCCTCTCCTGCCAGGCCCGCAGATAAACAAACTCTGATTCGACGCGCCACATTTGATTTGATCGGTTTGCCACCGACGCGCGAAGAAGTGGAGCAGTTTCTCAAAGACGATTCCCCGGATGCATTTGCAAAAGTCATTGAGCGCTTACTCGCATCTCCCCGATACGGCGAACGCTGGGGACGTCATTGGCTTGATGTAGCCCGGTATGCCGATTCGAATGGTCTCGATGAAAATCTAGCATATGCCAACGCATTTCGATATCGCGATTATGTGATTGCTGCATTTAATAAGGATAAGCCCTTCGATCAGTTCCTGCAGGAGCAGTTGGCGGGTGATATCCTGGCTGATCAAACGACTGATGAAAGTCGGCTTGAGAAAATCACGGCGACAGGATTTCTTTCCATCGGTGCCAAAATGCTGGCCGAAGATGATGAAACCAAAATGCAAATGGATATTGTGGATGAGCAACTGGATACCGTGAGCCGTGCTTTTATGGGGCTTACCATGGGTTGTGCCCGCTGTCATTCACATAAATTTGATCCTATTCCGATTGAAGATTATTACTCTCTGGCGGGAATCTTTAAAAGCACAAAGACCATGGAAAACTTCCAGGTTGTTGCACGCTGGCAGGAACGAATTCTGGCCAGTCCCAGTGAGATTAAAGCTCTAAAGCAGAAGCAAAAACAAATCGCTGACTTGGATTCTCAGATTCAATCTGTTGTGAAAAAAGCGGATGACGAGTTACTGCATTTAGCACGTGAACGGGTTTCCGATTACTTATTGTCTGGAGAAATCAAAAAACATGCCGATCAGTTATTGAAAACCACAAAACCGATTGGTGATGATCCAGAAGCTTATGCGTCCCATTCTGCGATTATTGTTGAAGCAGAAGATTATCAGACGGGTAACGTGAAGAAGTCCTTTACCGGATATGGTGAGGGAATTGGTGTCATTTATAATAACGGACCTTTACCCAATATTGCCGAGTATGAAATTGAAGTCCCTGATAGCGGCCTGTATCAATTTGAAATCCGTTATGCCGCACAAACAGCTCGTCCGCTTCAGTTGTCTATCAACGATAAATTAGTCAAAAATAATGCAGCCGGCGAAGTGACGGGGAGTTGGTTGCCGAAGTCCCAACAATGGAAAATGGAAGGGGTTTTTCAATTTGAGCAAGGGAAGAACAAGGTCCATCTTGAAAGTAAAACTCCCTTTCCGCATATCGATAAAATCCTGATCTCTCAACCTCGCAAAGTCCCAGATGAAAACAAGAGTCTGATTGCTGAGGTGGCTCCGCCTCAAGTAAAACTCATTGACAGCGTTACGATGCAATGGGCCGATTATCTGACGAAAGATTCAGCGGGCAAATCGTCTCCCTTTTTTGTCTGGAATGAAATCATTCGGACTGGAAAAACTCCAGAGAATCTGAGCACAAATTATCAACGATTTGAAATACTTAATGATCTACCTCTGAAACAACGCTTAACAAAAGCAGCTCAGATTTATGGAGATCTATTTGCAGACGTTGAAAAAGAATGGCAGGCCATTCAAAAAAGTAAAGCCGAAAAAGAAACGACTTCTTTAATCGATGTCGAGCGAGAAGCCATTCGCAAAGTGCTCTATGATTCCAAAGGCCCCTTTGCTTTACCCGCGGATCACGAAAAATATTTTGTTGCGGAAATCAAAACCGTCCTAACGAAAAAAAGGGAAGCAAAGCAAGATTTGGAAAAAGCGTTACCCAAATATCCTACAGCAATGGCGGTATCCGAACAAAAACCGGAAAACATTAAGGTACACCTCCGCGGGAGCCACTTCACGCTCGGCAAAGAAGTGCCGCGGCAGTTTTTGAGAATTATTGAAGGAGAAAATCAGACTCCCCTCGATGACCAACAAAGCGGACGGCTCAAACTCGCGCAATGGTTAACCAGCGGCAAGCATCCTTTAACGGCTCGAGTAATGGCCAATCGTATTTGGCGCTGGCATTTTGGAAAGGGTCTTGTCAGAACGCCCGACAATTTTGGAAAACTTGGTGAACGTCCCACACATCCAGAATTATTGGATTGGCTGGCAGTGCAATTTGTTGAAAATAAGTGGTCCATCAAATCAATGCATCGTTTAATTATGCTCTCTTCGACTTATCAGATGAGTACGGCTTATCATCCTCAATTAGCAGAAATCGACCCTGAAAACCGATTGCTCTGGCGTATGAATCGCAGACGACTGGAAGCAGAAGCGATTCGGGATTCGATTCTCGCCGTTTGTGGAAAACTCGATAATGAAATGGGGGGGTCCTTGTTGAATGTCGAAAATCGGAAGTACGTGACGAGCACAGCTAATGTTGACCCTGTGGTCTATGATACGAATCGTCGCTCTGTTTATTTACCGATCGTACGAAGTGCCTTATATGAAGTATTGCAGGCATTTGATTTTGCCGATCCGAGTGTTCTCTCGGGAGATCGCACGCATACAACTGTGGCACCACAAGCGTTATTTATGATGAATAGCGATTTTATGATGCAGCATACCAAAGACTTTGCAGATGAAATCATTCATGAAACGCAGTTAGATAATTCTGCCAAAATTAATCGAATTTATGAGCGGACATTCAGTCGCCCGGCGTCAGCGAAGGAAATCAATCAGGCGTTAAATTATATCGGTCAATACAATCAGGATTTGCAATTATTAAAGATGTCGGAAGAAGAAAAAGAACGACGAACCTGGCAGAGCTTGTGCCGGATTCTGATTGCCAGCAATGAATTTCTATTTGTTAATTAA
- the pheT gene encoding phenylalanine--tRNA ligase subunit beta has protein sequence MQINTGWLRDYLTEDCKESELLDAFMTVGLEIEEEHDLSHALEPIRIGFIREKQPLDEAGNYFECQVEIEKGKLITIVCATAHPVEVGWGVPVAIAGTKLPTGALISEGKFKGVRSEGMICLDGELGMIAKSDGLQVFQDEATLGESLPAVSPFQESLVEVAVLPNRPDCLGMIGIAREVAAVLDMKLKYPSERVISPAENQTESVVVEIADETLCSRYTCQVFDNVQIRTSPHWIQSRLQTAGLRPINNVVDITNFVMLEWGQPLHAFDFDSLKGNRIEVRRIQKTEKLKLLDEAEVDGTHQPLVIADAEKPIALAGIMGGWDSQTTVDSKRILLEAACFDPVCIRTSSRKLRISTDSSYRFERGTDPNGMMSGAFNRAAQLLQDSELSGAKPASNVTDNYPTEREQTKFTLDSGRLSKILGAEISDDQIKECLSKLEMTHDSDLTISVPTWRVDVNNEVVLAEDVARMLRYDSIDMKPMIATTTKGRISETDSLRTGIATFLNSNGFLECRTPPLTTEKLALSFSQWQGERIQVQNPISKEMTSLRQSLVGSLVEVVERNARRGASNFRFFEIDRTFRQNQDDIDERWMIGGVLGGVVNDSAWIASEKEIDFLRAKGLVQNLLAQMSVDEITFEGDEPAHGYRGEEFAALKHGDQRIGALGRIDLNVLGMKDRARVPLYGFELDISALNRIKSPAKMFAGLARTQVIARDISIVVPIDLRYAEIEKSLENAFASAVENLEIEPRKETESVVELQPRLERVICIDTFVGESVGDGAMSLTIRMLFRDDTYSLTSGEAQQLMDYVVKQLHSEHGAVQR, from the coding sequence ATGCAAATAAATACTGGTTGGTTGCGCGATTATCTGACTGAAGATTGCAAAGAGAGCGAATTGCTTGATGCATTCATGACGGTTGGTTTGGAAATCGAAGAAGAACATGACCTCTCGCATGCACTGGAACCAATTCGGATTGGTTTTATTCGGGAAAAGCAGCCATTAGACGAAGCAGGCAATTACTTTGAATGTCAGGTTGAAATCGAAAAAGGCAAACTGATTACGATCGTTTGTGCTACCGCGCATCCTGTCGAAGTTGGCTGGGGAGTCCCTGTTGCGATTGCCGGCACGAAGCTGCCTACTGGTGCTTTGATCTCTGAAGGAAAGTTCAAAGGGGTTCGCTCTGAAGGGATGATCTGTCTCGATGGTGAATTGGGAATGATTGCAAAATCAGATGGCTTACAGGTCTTTCAAGATGAAGCGACTCTGGGTGAGAGTCTGCCAGCCGTCTCACCGTTTCAGGAATCGTTGGTGGAAGTGGCTGTCTTGCCAAATCGCCCGGACTGTCTGGGAATGATTGGTATTGCCCGCGAAGTCGCAGCGGTGCTCGATATGAAACTGAAGTATCCCAGCGAGCGTGTCATTAGCCCTGCTGAGAATCAGACAGAGTCCGTCGTTGTTGAAATCGCAGATGAAACGCTTTGTTCCCGGTATACCTGTCAGGTGTTTGATAACGTTCAGATCCGCACTTCACCACACTGGATACAGAGTCGTCTCCAGACGGCGGGTTTGCGTCCGATTAATAATGTCGTCGATATTACTAACTTTGTAATGTTGGAATGGGGGCAACCTTTACATGCGTTTGACTTTGATTCATTGAAGGGGAATCGGATTGAAGTCCGTCGCATTCAGAAAACAGAAAAACTGAAGCTGCTGGATGAAGCCGAAGTGGATGGCACGCATCAACCGCTGGTCATTGCGGATGCGGAGAAGCCCATTGCGCTAGCGGGAATTATGGGAGGCTGGGATTCCCAGACGACGGTAGATTCAAAACGAATTTTGTTGGAAGCGGCCTGTTTTGATCCGGTCTGTATTCGAACCTCCTCAAGAAAACTTCGCATCAGTACCGATTCTTCCTACCGCTTCGAGCGGGGAACCGACCCCAATGGTATGATGAGTGGGGCTTTCAACCGAGCCGCGCAGTTGTTGCAGGATTCGGAGCTTTCTGGGGCAAAGCCTGCTTCGAACGTAACCGACAATTATCCCACTGAGCGAGAACAGACGAAATTCACTTTGGATTCCGGTCGACTTTCCAAAATATTGGGGGCGGAGATCAGTGATGATCAGATCAAGGAGTGTCTTTCCAAGCTGGAGATGACGCATGATAGTGATCTTACGATTTCTGTTCCAACCTGGCGTGTCGATGTCAATAACGAGGTCGTTTTAGCTGAAGATGTTGCTCGCATGTTGCGATATGACAGCATTGATATGAAGCCGATGATCGCGACAACGACCAAAGGCCGGATCTCTGAGACGGATAGTCTCAGAACGGGTATTGCGACTTTTCTCAACAGCAATGGATTTCTGGAATGTCGTACGCCTCCTCTCACAACCGAGAAGCTCGCGTTATCATTCAGTCAATGGCAGGGCGAACGGATTCAGGTTCAGAATCCGATTTCCAAGGAGATGACTTCACTACGACAAAGTCTGGTGGGGAGCCTGGTTGAAGTTGTGGAACGGAACGCACGTCGCGGTGCCAGTAATTTCCGTTTCTTCGAAATCGACCGCACATTTCGACAGAACCAGGATGACATCGATGAACGCTGGATGATTGGTGGAGTATTGGGTGGAGTTGTGAATGATTCTGCCTGGATCGCTTCTGAAAAAGAAATCGATTTCCTACGAGCAAAAGGGCTTGTTCAAAACCTGCTTGCTCAGATGAGTGTGGATGAAATCACATTTGAGGGTGATGAGCCTGCTCACGGATACCGTGGTGAAGAATTCGCGGCGCTAAAGCACGGTGATCAGCGAATTGGTGCATTGGGCCGAATCGACTTGAATGTCTTAGGCATGAAAGATCGTGCGCGCGTTCCACTTTATGGATTCGAATTAGATATCTCCGCACTCAACCGAATTAAATCGCCAGCCAAAATGTTTGCTGGTTTGGCACGGACTCAGGTGATTGCCCGCGATATTTCGATCGTGGTTCCCATCGATTTACGCTATGCAGAAATTGAAAAATCACTTGAAAACGCGTTTGCATCTGCCGTAGAGAATTTGGAAATTGAGCCGCGAAAAGAAACGGAATCAGTGGTTGAATTACAGCCGAGGCTTGAGAGAGTTATCTGTATCGATACCTTTGTCGGTGAAAGTGTAGGGGACGGTGCGATGAGCTTGACAATTCGCATGCTGTTCCGCGATGACACATATTCTCTGACTTCCGGCGAGGCACAGCAACTAATGGACTATGTTGTTAAGCAACTCCACTCAGAGCACGGTGCAGTTCAACGATAG
- the pheS gene encoding phenylalanine--tRNA ligase subunit alpha, whose protein sequence is MSDNNDALVEEAMAGIAGAQSLAELDEVRVQYLGKKGKLKSLQAQLKSLSPEEKREFGKVLNGIKQSIQTALAEKKSQLEESENSGPDIEAIDVTLPGVRALPGHRHPLATTMEEVKSILIGLGFRYDDYPEVETEFYNFDALNTPDWHPARDMHDSFYTTKGNVLRTHTSAFQTRAMKEFGPPPLRAMTSGRCYRRDEIDASHFPIFHQLDVIAIDENISFADLKWVLYQLASALFGEDVQLRFRPSYFPFTTPSAEVDVMFNGKWLEILGAGMIRPEVLQAGGVDSEKWQGFAFGLGLDRMAMIRHGISDIRLMYENEEAFLRQF, encoded by the coding sequence ATGTCGGACAACAATGACGCGCTGGTTGAAGAAGCAATGGCAGGCATTGCGGGAGCACAATCTCTTGCAGAATTGGATGAAGTGCGCGTCCAATATCTGGGTAAGAAGGGAAAACTGAAATCCCTGCAAGCACAGTTGAAGTCGTTGTCGCCTGAGGAAAAACGCGAGTTTGGAAAAGTTCTCAACGGCATTAAACAGAGTATTCAGACCGCATTGGCTGAGAAAAAGTCACAACTGGAAGAGAGTGAAAACTCAGGGCCTGACATCGAAGCCATTGATGTAACACTTCCCGGCGTACGTGCCTTGCCGGGGCATCGTCACCCACTGGCAACGACGATGGAAGAAGTAAAGTCCATTCTGATCGGGTTGGGTTTTCGTTACGATGATTATCCCGAAGTCGAAACGGAATTTTATAATTTCGACGCGTTGAACACACCCGACTGGCACCCGGCGCGTGATATGCACGATTCGTTTTATACCACAAAAGGGAACGTGCTAAGGACGCATACGTCTGCGTTTCAAACACGGGCCATGAAGGAATTCGGTCCGCCTCCCTTGCGGGCGATGACATCCGGACGTTGTTATCGACGTGATGAAATTGATGCCTCGCATTTTCCTATTTTTCATCAACTCGATGTGATCGCCATCGATGAGAATATCAGTTTTGCAGATTTGAAATGGGTGTTGTATCAATTAGCCAGCGCTTTGTTTGGCGAAGATGTCCAACTCCGTTTCCGTCCCAGTTATTTCCCGTTCACAACACCCAGTGCGGAAGTGGATGTGATGTTTAACGGTAAATGGCTCGAAATTTTGGGAGCGGGCATGATCCGACCCGAAGTGCTGCAAGCCGGCGGTGTGGACTCTGAAAAGTGGCAGGGTTTTGCCTTTGGTTTAGGGCTGGATCGTATGGCGATGATTCGACACGGGATCAGTGATATCCGGTTGATGTATGAAAATGAAGAAGCGTTTTTGCGTCAGTTTTAA
- a CDS encoding DUF1501 domain-containing protein yields the protein MEPFQPSRRQMLKSSACGFGYLALAGLSSEAAMKSRSPLLEKKPHFEPRAKRVIFLFMHGGPSHVDTFDYKPRLNKEDGKRLPFKAAKNIEKSSQENLRLMKSPWKFKQRGESGLWISELFENVAGHADDLCVINSMHTNGQSHGQAVMKLHTGSDSLVRPSVGSWMVYGLGTENNNLPGFISICPSRGHGGVRNYGSAFLPAAYQGTAIGDADTAAKEARIRFLTNHSASEEQQRKQLGLLRAINRRHLEKVQVDNEIEGVINSYELAFKMQSNVPALMDLSSETKETHELYGIHEKSTENFGRQCLMARRFAEAGVRYIEVALGNNKWDQHSGLKAGHERNSQMVDKPIAGLLADLKQRGLLEDTLVVWGGEFGRTPIAQGKNGRDHNPQGYSMWLAGAGVKRGHVHGATDEYGYYAARDKVHIHDLHATLLHLMGMDHKKLTYRYAGRDFRLTDVYGEVVTDIISS from the coding sequence ATGGAACCGTTCCAACCTTCTCGTCGGCAAATGTTGAAGTCATCCGCTTGTGGCTTTGGTTATCTTGCGCTGGCGGGCCTCAGTTCTGAAGCAGCGATGAAATCACGGTCTCCTTTGCTGGAGAAGAAACCTCACTTTGAGCCACGCGCCAAACGTGTGATCTTTCTGTTTATGCATGGCGGACCCAGCCATGTGGATACATTCGATTACAAACCTCGTTTGAACAAAGAAGATGGCAAACGGCTACCTTTTAAAGCAGCCAAGAACATCGAGAAATCATCGCAGGAAAATTTGCGATTGATGAAGTCTCCCTGGAAATTCAAACAGCGCGGGGAAAGCGGACTTTGGATTTCCGAACTGTTTGAAAATGTCGCCGGTCATGCCGATGATTTGTGCGTGATCAATTCGATGCATACCAATGGCCAATCGCACGGGCAGGCAGTGATGAAGCTGCATACCGGTTCGGACAGTCTGGTGCGTCCTTCGGTGGGTTCCTGGATGGTGTATGGTCTAGGGACGGAAAATAATAATTTGCCCGGCTTTATTTCGATTTGTCCTTCACGGGGGCATGGTGGGGTTCGGAATTATGGGAGTGCGTTTCTGCCTGCCGCCTATCAGGGAACGGCAATTGGTGATGCTGATACGGCTGCGAAAGAGGCGCGGATACGCTTTCTCACCAATCATTCTGCTTCAGAAGAACAACAACGAAAACAGCTAGGTTTATTGCGAGCGATCAACAGGAGACATTTGGAAAAAGTGCAAGTTGACAATGAGATCGAAGGAGTGATCAATTCCTATGAGTTGGCTTTCAAGATGCAATCAAATGTTCCCGCCTTGATGGATTTATCTTCTGAAACAAAAGAGACTCACGAGTTGTATGGCATCCATGAGAAGTCCACAGAAAATTTTGGTCGTCAATGTCTGATGGCCCGCCGCTTTGCAGAAGCGGGCGTGCGCTATATCGAAGTGGCGTTGGGGAACAACAAATGGGATCAACACAGCGGATTGAAAGCGGGGCACGAACGCAATTCTCAGATGGTGGATAAACCGATTGCCGGTTTGCTGGCTGATTTGAAACAGCGGGGGCTACTGGAAGACACGCTTGTGGTGTGGGGCGGCGAATTCGGACGTACGCCAATCGCACAAGGGAAAAATGGTCGCGATCATAACCCACAAGGTTATAGCATGTGGTTAGCGGGAGCCGGGGTGAAACGTGGCCATGTGCATGGCGCCACCGATGAGTATGGTTACTATGCCGCACGCGATAAAGTACATATTCATGATTTGCATGCCACGCTGCTGCATCTGATGGGTATGGATCATAAGAAACTGACCTATCGCTATGCGGGTCGCGATTTCCGTCTGACTGATGTCTATGGTGAAGTGGTGACTGATATTATTTCCAGTTGA